One Pseudorasbora parva isolate DD20220531a chromosome 4, ASM2467924v1, whole genome shotgun sequence genomic region harbors:
- the LOC137073940 gene encoding uncharacterized protein translates to MFAYPLLSDCQAETALQPSRIFFFSFFQPNHRKFCRTGKTRHARTAKMSDHGHRCYVPGCTRDVRTFHSLPLDKKCRHAWLMFVYNRIPKQFNAKLFVCSAHFTTDSFSNLGQFEAGFAQRLQLKKGAIPTKFPQECTFQTPRTNEVGCQTDEPSVLCKGTQLSLSTLKPHVRSKGVQVTVSAQSEVVGSTTTEMSWATTHPFTSTPLNASRPAKRPRVELEEDKQMWNISSAGTDPQDSTYDPARSVTAEIESSHVLATSMPSHKDAKFIVFEKCLLSLFESCPVCTRACNVCPRRRGTFIAIDQQCPHCQFSRQWRSQPVVGSTPVGNLQLSAAIYFSGASFLKMQKVFRAMYLKTCTYDAYRRHVRTYLEPAVIHKWNEEQNLQLHCLSQNSNAIIGGGMRADSPGRSAKYGIYTMVNLQTNNIIDIQLVQSNEVGGSYHMEKEGLRRSLDLLEESRIKLDCIVTDRHSQIQTFLKDRNINHYYDVWHMVKGLSKKLDKISREKGCSLIKKWHKSITNHLYWSATSSDSGPEKVAKWTSIMNHIQDIHTHSDPEFPRCQHEPKVSKDRSKWFHPGSKALHRLHKVLINKRVLTDVEKLSPNYQTSTVESFHKVISQFAPKNVVFPFIGMLCRLYLAAIHFNENSVRPQMTTSKVKPVYKPLFPKGGHSVKPVKTEPTFCYVINLMNTVFEEIVHNPLPFLDAIQRIPVPPDLSAQHDRPSMEKAVAQHG, encoded by the exons atGTTTGCATACCCTCTATTGTCAGATTGTCAGGCAGAAACTGCACTGCAGCCGAGCCGAATCtttttcttctcattttttCAGCCGAATCATCGGAAGTTCTGCAGGACAGGTAAAACGCGTCACGCGAGGACAGCGAAAATGTCTGATCATGGACACAGAtgttatgttccaggctgtaCAAGGGACGTCaggacttttcatagccttcccTTAGATAAAAAATGTCGACATGCATGGTTGATGTttgtttataatcggataccgaaacaatttaatgcaaaattgttcgtttgttcggcaCATTTCACCACGGACAGTTTTTCAAACCTGGGACAATTTGAAGCAGGCTTTGCTCAGCGTCTACAACTGAAGAAAGGCGCAATACCAACTAAATTCCCGCAAGAA tgTACATTTCAGACCCCCCGTACAAATGAAGTAGGCTGCCAAACAGATGAGCCATCCGTCTTGTGTAAGGGAACACAATTGTCTTTGAGCACATTGAAGCCCCACGTTCGAAGCAAAG GTGTACAAGTGACCGTGTCGGCTCAAAGTGAGGTGGTAGGCTCCACAACTACTGAAATGTCATGGGCCACAACGCATCCATTTACATCAACACCACTGAATGCTTCAAGGCCAGCCAAAAGACCCCGTGTTGAATTGGAGGAGGATAAGCAAATGTGGAATATTTCCTCTGCAGGGACTGATCCACAAGATTCCACATATGATCCTGCACGGTCTGTTACAGCTGAGATCGAATCATCACATGTTTT agCCACGTCAATGCCATCCCATAAGGATGCAAAGTTCATCGTTTTTGAAAAATGTCTGCTTAGCCTGTTCGAGAGTTGTCCTGTTTGCACCAGGGCTTGTAATGTCTGCCCACGCAGAAGAGGGACCTTCATAGCCATTGACCAACAGTGCCCTCACTGTCAGTTTTCCAGACAGTGGAGGAGTCAGCCTGTTGTTGGCAGCACCCCTGTGGGCAACCTTCAGTTGTCTGCTGCCATCTATTTCAGTGGAGCTTCCTTTCTGAAGATGCAAAAG gtgttCAGGGCGATGTACCTCAAAACGTGTACATATGATGCTTATAGAAGACATGTCAGGACATACCTTGAACCTGCTGTCATCCATAAGTGGAATGAGGAGCAAAATTTGCAACTTCACTGCCTGAGCCAGAACAGTAACGCAATTATCGGTGGTGGCATGCGAGCAGACTCGCCAG GCCGTTCTGCAAAATATGGGATCTACACCATGGTGAACTTGCAGACCAACAACATTATAGACATACAGCTGGTGCAG AGCAATGAGGTAGGGGGAAGCTACCACATGGAGAAGGAGGGCCTTAGAAGAAGCTTGGACCTCCTTGAGGAAAGCAGAATAAAATTggattgcattgttacagaccgTCACTCCCAGATACAAACGTTTCTAAAGGATCGTAACATCAACCACTATTATGACGTGTGGCACATGGTGAAAG GATTGTCAAAGAAGTTGGATAAAATTTCCAGAGAGAAGGGCTGTAGTTTGATTAAGAAGTGGCATAAGAGCATCACCAACCACCTGTACTGGTCTGCCACCAGCTCTGATTCAGGCCCAGAGAAGGTAGCCAAATGGACCTCTATCATGAACCACATTCAAGACATTCACACACATTCTGACCCAGAGTTCCCTAGATGTCAACATGAACCAAAAGTGTCAAAGGACCGTAGCAAGTGGTTTCATCCAG GTTCGAAAGCACTGCATAGGCTTCACAAGGTCCTGATAAACAAGAGAGTACTAACAGATGTGGAGAAGCTGAGCCCAAATTACCAGACGTCCACTGTGGAGTCATTTCACAAAGTCATTTCGCAATTTGCACCCAAAAATGTGGTCTTCCCCTTCATCGGCATGCTATGCAG GTTATACCTTGCAGCGATTCACTTTAATGAGAATTCTGTCCGGCCACAAATGACAACATCTAAAGTGAAACCTGTGTACAAGCCTCTCTTTCCAAAGGGAGGACACTCCGTCAAACCAGTAAAAACAGAGCCAACGTTTT GCTATGTCATCAACTTGATGAATACTGTATTTGAAGAGATTGTCCACAATCCCCTTCCGTTTCTTGATGCCATACAGCGGATTCCTGTGCCTCCGGACTTATCTGCTCAGCACGACAGACCTTCCATGGAAAAAGCCGTTGCTCAGCATGGGTAG